In Cottoperca gobio chromosome 19, fCotGob3.1, whole genome shotgun sequence, the genomic window aatgttacattttgttctTGTACAACGACAAGTCGTACAAAAACTTTGTATAAATTAGGAACTATCCAATCAAAGAGTAGGTAAACAAGATTACAAATCTGACCAAGTATTGTTATCGTACACCAGCTTTTAGTACTTCACATATTTTGGTACATTTTGGTCAGTACCAAGAAACTATGGAGGTATaagatacattaaaaaaaagtcaaactaCAGCGGGCATTAGGACATAGTTTGTAGCAAATTGATAGAAACTTGCAACATGATTTTAACATCTGTAACTGCCCCCAGGATTCATCTTCATGGGAGAGATTACTCATCGAATGCTGACTGCCACACAGTACATCGCTCCCCTCATGGCCAACTTTGACCCGAGCTTCTccaaaaactcaacagtgagatACTCGGACAACGGTAAGTGAGGAGCTCCTCTGGGAAGTCACTAATGTTTGGGAGCTCCTGGTTTTCTTTGACCAGCCTCTGTATCCTGCTCTGCTCAGGTAATTTATTTGTGGTGCAGTGGGACAAAGTGCAGCTTAAGGAACGTGAGGCTGAAGGACCTTTTACTTTCCAGGCAATCCTCCACAGCAATGGAACCATTGTTTTCAACTACAGAGACGTAAGTTATGGATTTCCACGTAACTGTTTTCTTCATCTTTACCCTTTTTCAGCTGTTAAAACAAACGCAGGGGTTATTTTTCAGATCCCTATACCGGTGGAGAAAATGAATTCAACCGAGCATCCAGTGAAAGTGGGACTGTCTGATGCTTTCATGGCAGTCCTCCCCCCCTCACAGCTCTCAGGTgagttatttttaatacaacTGACTTTAAAATGTATGGAGATGTATTGCTGCCACTTTGACAAAGAACATTTAGCTTATATATTCTGTTCcttgttataataatacatgttcATACTTTTCTTATTGAGACACATCAacctcaacattattattacaactaAATACcaacttttaaaaaggaaatccCCTACATGATCCAGTAAGAGCTTAAAGGGaagttttgtgtatgtgtgttgaaatgtgctCACAAGTCCatctattttctattattttgttctACCTTTAAATGTGTTACTGAGATTTAGTGAACAGTTTTAATGAGCCTTGGTGGCACTTTGGAGTCCATCATATGACCaaatttactttttaaagatCTGACACCTACTTTTCTCACCCAGCTTCTTACTACAAGTACAAGCAAAGGGGAtccaacataaacacacactttgttgaTTCCCCATGAGAGTTTTCTTTCTGAACTTTTAGCACTGGTTTGAAATGGACATACTCAGTTTGAAAAAGGGAACTTATcagaaacatttgaattaaatctaAAAAGTGGTATTGTTTGCCTATGTTGCCCGCACTATCAATAGAATTGGATCAAACCACCTAAACACAGATGTTCATCAGAACACCCTGATGAAGCTGGCTTTTTGAGCCctaaactctaaataaataatatctaaagatgtttattttctgAACCTTAGATACTTAATGTTGCACAGAAATACTCTGATTTGAAAACATGTCTTAAGAGCCTTTAAAAAGGTGATCACAGACCAGCCAAGTCCAGGACtgaacatttttacaacataaaaaaaaacgtttaactttttgtttgttcaaaggaaataattacaaaaatgaaaacagggaacaagaaacacacatttgcttTTTGTCTCGTGGAGGCAGCTATGCTTGATTTTATATAGTAGCCTTTACACCACACAGATCAGAAAGCTAAATCTTGCAAACAcactaatattttatatttgtcttgAAGAAGCGAACCGCCAAACTATCTACGAGTATCATCGTGTTGAGATTAACCTCACAAAGATTGTTGGGAGATCTGCTTTTGAGTTCACGCCTCTGCCCAGTAAGTATCCTTACAAATGTCTCGCTAATATACGAGAGGCTCATTATTCACCTCTAACTCCAGGACACTGTGTATCTGATTCCTCCAGCTTGTCTACAACACACATCCTGTGATCTCTGCCTAACATCCAACCTGACAACTGGCTGTGGCTGGTGCAACACACTTCAACGGTAGGATGAAATCCTGAAAGATTTATCTTGTAATAAACCCGCGGAGAGCCTGGCTCTACTGATGTTGTTCTCACTGAGTTTCAGATGTTCTGACGGTATCGACCGGCACAGACAAGAGTGGTTAGATTATAACTGCCCTGAAGAGGTGAGATACATTTCCTATTCATACAACAGAGAACATGAGCAGCTGTTTCATTCTTTCTTGAGTCTTTCCTGTGGGCATTCACTCAGGCAAAAGGCACATGTGAGGACTACAACCCGGTATTACCTGAGGGATCAATGAGCTCCTTCAACCAGTCTTCTCCAGGTCCAACGTCTTCTTCAGCAGTGATGGACAACCAGCCTGTCACTAAAGGTGAACTTCCCTGAGGCACCTCGAGAGGGAACAGAGTGATGGATGTCAGGGAGTGTTCATCATATTTATAATAGTACAACATTACACAGAATGTCAGAGACAGAATGCTGGAAGTCATGGACTTTTTCCATCGTTGTCCCTGGTGTTCACACAGTCATAGGCATTCAATGTCTGAATTTTCAGAAAGTTTATAGAAGGCCAAAAAACTAAACCACATAATTAAACACAACAGCTGTGTGACAGTTAGAGATGCAAGATAAATGCCCCTCTTCATTCCCAACACGTCACATTTCGGTGTACTACAGGGGAGAATAATTCCAGTTCAGTACAACTCGGGTCTTACTTTCATTCCTTACAGCTATAATAACTTTGTACTCATCTAGTTAATTCCTGAGATCTGAGAATGTGAACACAAAGAGTCAGAAAAAGACAGcttttaaactaaactaaacttttaaaatgtccagcttagaaaagttattttgaaagagaaaacaaaggcaAACCGTATAATTAGCTATTATCCAAACTATTGGCTATAGACCGAGGCTACTCCCAGGTCAATTTCAACCTACAGTTCTTGCTTtagttgtgcacacacacacaggtttcgGGAATTTTACCTCCACATAAAGCAGTTTAGATCATTTGGCTACACGGCTGTGTCTGATGTCTGAAGTTGGATGTTATAATGATCCCCATGCTCCCAGATCTCTGTAACTATTTTGGTagaattttattattatcagtaggaaataaaatgaaaactatAAACTCAGTTGTTGTTATAAACTGTAAATATCCTTTTAACCATCACAGTAATTTTTCACAAGCTGGCTGAGGGCTGTGTTGGGCTGTATTTGTCAATTTAGTGGTTGACTGAATTTGCTGCTGTTAAACAGTTTGTCAAAGTTTTACtatgcatacacacatcattcaacacagaaaacacatgttttcttatgttttggttttctcTTGGATGAACTATAATGTGTGTGAAGTATTGctttaacaataacaacagtctctgttttctctcctttcagaTTTAGAGACGAGTCCACCGGACCATAAGGGGATAACCGAGAATACGGCCATCATCGCAGGTGTAGTGGCGGCGCTGGTTGTGCTGGTAGTTCTGACCTTACTGGCTGTTTACTACATCAACACACACCCCACAGTCGCTCCACCGTTCTACCTCATGCAGGTGAGGAAACAAATCCATATACTTCTGTAGAGACAACAGTGTATTTCAGATTTAAAGATATCCAACATAACATGTTTACAGTGGTGGGATGTAACTATGAACATTTGTACCTTActtgagtcttttcttttcatttctacttctactctactatatttcagagggaaatattgtagtttttacttcactacaattATT contains:
- the LOC115024263 gene encoding plexin domain-containing protein 1-like isoform X3; this translates as MGLCAVLLICLSQAELGRVWAQEHEDALRGTPLHTDGDLSGFHRTRRNQQNPYKYREARNTGGRGLDISTLSDNMTRIVEDSQRYYTWQSFGPTDRQTEDLWVNLNTLHESQVQIHGILSNAHRQAARVALSFDFPFYGHHLRQIIIATGGFIFMGEITHRMLTATQYIAPLMANFDPSFSKNSTVRYSDNGNLFVVQWDKVQLKEREAEGPFTFQAILHSNGTIVFNYRDIPIPVEKMNSTEHPVKVGLSDAFMAVLPPSQLSEANRQTIYEYHRVEINLTKIVGRSAFEFTPLPTCLQHTSCDLCLTSNLTTGCGWCNTLQRCSDGIDRHRQEWLDYNCPEEAKGTCEDYNPVLPEGSMSSFNQSSPGPTSSSAVMDNQPVTKDLETSPPDHKGITENTAIIAGVVAALVVLVVLTLLAVYYINTHPTVAPPFYLMQQLLSVVRSDAPITTGRP
- the LOC115024263 gene encoding plexin domain-containing protein 1-like isoform X1 — translated: MGLCAVLLICLSQAELGRVWAQEHEDALRGTPLHTDGDLSGFHRTRRNQQNPYKYREARNTGGRGLDISTLSDNMTRIVEDSQRYYTWQSFGPTDRQTEDLWVNLNTLHESQVQIHGILSNAHRQAARVALSFDFPFYGHHLRQIIIATGGFIFMGEITHRMLTATQYIAPLMANFDPSFSKNSTVRYSDNGNLFVVQWDKVQLKEREAEGPFTFQAILHSNGTIVFNYRDIPIPVEKMNSTEHPVKVGLSDAFMAVLPPSQLSEANRQTIYEYHRVEINLTKIVGRSAFEFTPLPTCLQHTSCDLCLTSNLTTGCGWCNTLQRCSDGIDRHRQEWLDYNCPEEAKGTCEDYNPVLPEGSMSSFNQSSPGPTSSSAVMDNQPVTKDLETSPPDHKGITENTAIIAGVVAALVVLVVLTLLAVYYINTHPTVAPPFYLMQRRTNNYWPSMKFRNQGCHSSYAEVELGGHEKEGFIEAEQCC
- the LOC115024263 gene encoding plexin domain-containing protein 1-like isoform X2; amino-acid sequence: MGLCAVLLICLSQAELGRVWAQEHEDALRGTPLHTDGDLSGFHRTRRNQQNPYKYREARNTGGRGLDISTLSDNMTRIVDSQRYYTWQSFGPTDRQTEDLWVNLNTLHESQVQIHGILSNAHRQAARVALSFDFPFYGHHLRQIIIATGGFIFMGEITHRMLTATQYIAPLMANFDPSFSKNSTVRYSDNGNLFVVQWDKVQLKEREAEGPFTFQAILHSNGTIVFNYRDIPIPVEKMNSTEHPVKVGLSDAFMAVLPPSQLSEANRQTIYEYHRVEINLTKIVGRSAFEFTPLPTCLQHTSCDLCLTSNLTTGCGWCNTLQRCSDGIDRHRQEWLDYNCPEEAKGTCEDYNPVLPEGSMSSFNQSSPGPTSSSAVMDNQPVTKDLETSPPDHKGITENTAIIAGVVAALVVLVVLTLLAVYYINTHPTVAPPFYLMQRRTNNYWPSMKFRNQGCHSSYAEVELGGHEKEGFIEAEQCC
- the LOC115024263 gene encoding plexin domain-containing protein 1-like isoform X4, with the protein product MKEDSQRYYTWQSFGPTDRQTEDLWVNLNTLHESQVQIHGILSNAHRQAARVALSFDFPFYGHHLRQIIIATGGFIFMGEITHRMLTATQYIAPLMANFDPSFSKNSTVRYSDNGNLFVVQWDKVQLKEREAEGPFTFQAILHSNGTIVFNYRDIPIPVEKMNSTEHPVKVGLSDAFMAVLPPSQLSEANRQTIYEYHRVEINLTKIVGRSAFEFTPLPTCLQHTSCDLCLTSNLTTGCGWCNTLQRCSDGIDRHRQEWLDYNCPEEAKGTCEDYNPVLPEGSMSSFNQSSPGPTSSSAVMDNQPVTKDLETSPPDHKGITENTAIIAGVVAALVVLVVLTLLAVYYINTHPTVAPPFYLMQRRTNNYWPSMKFRNQGCHSSYAEVELGGHEKEGFIEAEQCC